A region of Labeo rohita strain BAU-BD-2019 chromosome 2, IGBB_LRoh.1.0, whole genome shotgun sequence DNA encodes the following proteins:
- the crsp7 gene encoding mediator of RNA polymerase II transcription subunit 26, with translation MTTASATPQQMRDRLLQAIDSQSNICNMVAVLDVITNLEKYPITKEALEETRLGKLINDVRKKTKDEDLAKRAKKLLRNWQKLIEPGQSDTPARGAPNVPGSANGGAHPCRTDTPPAVPLPSKVAPELKTRNDIHNTYSPKAEKSSSRKRRGEQRDSPHLPAKMTKTSLYEPMYSSSPPSNGIRGSPEPLPDKDDDVPSDRIRMEHLENDRHNKIPVNAVKPHPSSPGLTKLPSTSSLLKTSVLQQHARMDGGGQHQPKSPRYSSSPRSVTHESVAKRSSTYAPKGTLSSPAQNSAQVPSPLPTLQPLTSPAQVCISDGPSSVGLEGSMHLHRSTDRLSQPPHSTATPEPLSGSPLVPHSLDAETKGERDGATSNLEGKKRKKYRPRDYTVNLQGQSSEDRTKPVRLKERRLTFDPVTGQIKPLTPKESSHHEPECQGPPVAEPSARTEMPQQKAPTSVPNPFQQTNWKELSRNEIIQSYLNLQSNVLTSSGAQTHGAHFFMTEYLKREEHGVKESRITHALVPSSSTTELPGVSRDVTNEDLLRIHNEHWPGVNGCYDTKGAWFDWTECISLDPHGDESKLNILPYVCLD, from the exons ATCTGTAACATGGTTGCAGTTCTTGATGTTATCACCAATTTGGAGAAGTACCCTATCACCAAAGAAGCACTTGAG GAAACCCGCTTGGGAAAGCTGATTAATGAtgtgagaaagaaaacaaaggaTGAGGACCTTGCCAAACGTGCCAAGAAACTCCTGCGGAACTGGCAGAAGCTGATAGAGCCCGGCCAAAGTGACACTCCGGCGAGAGGCGCGCCAAATGTCCCGGGTTCTGCCAATGGCGGTGCTCACCCCTGTCGGACAGACACGCCTCCAGCAGTCCCCCTTCCGAGTAAGGTTGCTCCCGAGCTCAAAACCAGGAATGACATCCATAACACGTACTCCCCAAAGGCGGAAAAATCCAGCAGCCGAAAGCGGCGAGGGGAGCAAAGGGATAGTCCGCACCTGCCGGCCAAAATGACAAAGACGTCCCTTTACGAGCCAATGTATTCCTCTTCCCCACCATCAAATGGAATCAGGGGGAGCCCCGAGCCACTCCCGGATAAAGACGACGATGTACCGTCTGACAGAATCCGCATGGAGCACCTTGAGAACGACAGGCACAACAAAATCCCTGTCAACGCTGTGAAGCCTCATCCGAGCTCTCCGGGGCTTACCAAACTACCTAGCACTTCCTCCTTACTCAAAACGTCAGTGTTACAGCAGCATGCGAGAATGGACGGAGGCGGGCAGCATCAGCCCAAAAGCCCTCGGTACTCCTCGAGTCCGCGCAGCGTAACGCATGAGTCGGTGGCCAAGAGGTCTTCAACATATGCACCAAAAGGGACTCTCTCGAGCCCGGCTCAGAATTCAGCCCAAGTGCCCTCTCCTTTGCCCACGCTGCAGCCTTTAACGTCGCCGGCCCAGGTGTGCATCTCCGACGGTCCGTCGTCTGTGGGGCTGGAAGGCTCGATGCACTTGCACAGGTCGACGGATAGACTCTCCCAGCCCCCACACAGCACTGCAACACCGGAGCCGCTCTCCGGCTCCCCGCTCGTGCCACACAGCTTAGACGCGGAGACCAAGGGAGAACGGGATGGGGCGACCTCCAACTTGGAAGGCAAAAAGCGCAAGAAATACAGACCCAGAGACTACACGGTAAACCTTCAGGGGCAGTCCTCAGAGGACAGGACCAAACCGGTGCGGTTAAAAGAGCGTAGGTTGACATTCGACCCGGTGACCGGACAGATTAAGCCCCTCACTCCGAAAGAATCGAGTCACCACGAGCCTGAGTGCCAAGGCCCGCCGGTTGCAGAGCCTTCGGCGAGGACTGAGATGCCGCAGCAAAAGGCGCCTACGTCGGTTCCCAACCCCTTTCAACAGACAAACTGGAAAGAGCTCTCCAGAAATGAAATCATTCAATCGTACCTTAACCTTCAGAGCAATGTTCTCACATCCTCTGGAGCACAGACCCACGGGGCGCACTTTTTCATGACTGAATATTTGAAGCGCGAGGAGCACGGCGTCAAAGAGTCGCGGATAACGCACGCTTTAGTACCGAGCAGCTCCACGACAGAACTCCCCGGGGTGTCTCGGGACGTAACGAACGAGGACCTTCTCAGAATACACAACGAGCACTGGCCAGGGGTGAACGGTTGTTACGACACCAAGGGAGCCTGGTTTGATTGGACAGAGTGCATATCGTTGGATCCTCACGGCGACGAGAGTAAATTGAACATCCTGCCATACGTTTGCCTAGACTGA